GCCCGGTAGTTTGTCTGAGGTTCTTGCGCGTTGCATGTGCGTACAGCGATTCTGGAGTCCATGTCGACGTTGAGATTGAGGCCTCGAACAATGAGTTTTCCTCCCTCCTTCCCCCGAGCATTTTCGTCCGCTTTCTCGCTCGGCGATGCCCCGGCGGTTGGCTccgcgtcgtctgtctccgcatcCTCCGCGGCgccctcgctttcttcgtcgctctttctcggCGCGTAACTGAAGGAGACTTCCTCGGCCTGCAGCAGGGGTGC
This sequence is a window from Toxoplasma gondii ME49 unplaced genomic scaffold asmbl.1551, whole genome shotgun sequence. Protein-coding genes within it:
- a CDS encoding hypothetical protein (encoded by transcript TGME49_325600), which encodes MLDMVAEDPSLHFNFKEPEVLAAPLLQAEEVSFSYAPRKSDEESEGAAEDAETDDAEPTAGASPSEKADENARGKEGGKLIVRGLNLNVDMDSRIAVRTCNAQEPQTNYRANGRSEAPRVAKKDGVWQHKRGIDSCSLTCSVSTNALPVSVE